A genomic region of Leptospira barantonii contains the following coding sequences:
- a CDS encoding AsmA family protein, protein MKFLKRIQEFLYSNRIKFLAILLFQVLALALFTLLPILSRQDFYKDFILTEIEKETGLEVKVESSDLILFPFPGIELNQVQVQKGDLIVGISDQIKIDISWFGLLGQKVEIRDIYISGGKINLHKHKDGSIDVIEFLQKETTEEHKSQTIRIFDPDSPSDGTALNPKEILKIGLKNVQVENFYVHYQDDVHDRTYGIYLWNSSLGISFYGDTLDLTLQGKLDGQSFQIYGNAGLDEFPTTLEKLQFQLTVIFDNCSLSIFRDLLFIFPNADFSKTIFNGTVKINKAVNSTINFNVIAQAKNFAYKGGNPFGDLKINMEMRLDIPNKKLEFPYITAIWPGVAEGNAKGTVLWNYKTNASFQITSNYLDYHSVLRLGKLFEFTKKFDDPTRPDGVFYFSADLKNVYALKHRFPVLRAEAKYTYPWIHIPSFHAYIYNGEILGKSKINPFKPRFEVQGEAYRIQSDRILMPYVTDQIINGNMFSKFNFVTDVSERSTDFVGDFFRNMEGSGNLQIINGELLGYANFMIPVLNTLGKILSLNGIDGRKVEFSSLKSDFKIENNRFYFQNLKVQGNGLEADGKGSISFEKNVDVLLNLRLGGNIVGRALKIPIIYKGVFKQSIPYIDPIWLGSVFAGSTILAPFFTPVGGPYGGGIAGSVVSEYVRDAWEGFKGLFSSKDDNKKK, encoded by the coding sequence ATGAAATTCCTAAAACGCATTCAAGAATTCTTATATAGCAATCGCATCAAGTTTCTTGCGATCCTGTTGTTCCAGGTTCTTGCTCTCGCGCTTTTTACTTTGCTTCCGATTCTTTCCCGTCAGGATTTTTACAAAGACTTCATTCTTACAGAAATCGAAAAGGAAACCGGTCTTGAAGTTAAGGTGGAATCTTCGGATCTCATTCTATTTCCGTTTCCGGGCATCGAACTCAATCAGGTTCAAGTTCAAAAAGGGGATTTAATCGTCGGCATCAGCGATCAAATTAAGATCGATATTTCCTGGTTCGGTTTACTCGGACAAAAAGTGGAGATCCGAGATATTTATATCTCGGGCGGAAAAATCAATCTTCACAAACACAAAGACGGTTCCATCGATGTGATCGAGTTTCTTCAAAAGGAAACTACGGAAGAACACAAGTCGCAAACGATTCGAATTTTTGATCCCGATTCTCCTTCGGACGGCACCGCCCTGAACCCGAAAGAAATTCTGAAGATAGGATTGAAGAACGTTCAAGTTGAGAATTTTTACGTTCACTATCAAGACGACGTACACGATCGCACGTACGGAATTTATCTTTGGAATTCTTCGCTTGGTATTTCTTTTTATGGAGATACTTTAGATCTAACCTTGCAAGGAAAACTCGACGGACAGAGTTTTCAAATTTACGGCAACGCAGGTTTGGATGAATTCCCGACCACTCTTGAAAAACTGCAATTTCAACTCACGGTCATCTTCGACAATTGTTCTCTTTCGATTTTCAGGGATCTTTTGTTTATATTTCCGAATGCCGATTTTTCCAAAACGATCTTTAACGGAACGGTTAAGATCAACAAAGCAGTCAATAGCACGATCAATTTCAACGTGATTGCGCAAGCGAAGAACTTCGCGTATAAGGGCGGCAACCCGTTCGGAGATCTCAAGATCAATATGGAAATGAGATTGGATATTCCGAATAAAAAACTGGAGTTTCCGTATATTACCGCGATTTGGCCCGGAGTTGCGGAAGGAAACGCAAAGGGAACGGTACTTTGGAATTACAAAACCAACGCCTCCTTTCAGATCACTTCGAATTATCTGGATTATCACAGCGTACTTCGGTTGGGAAAACTTTTCGAGTTCACGAAGAAGTTCGACGACCCGACCCGACCCGACGGGGTTTTTTATTTCAGCGCCGATCTCAAAAACGTCTACGCTCTAAAACACAGATTTCCGGTTTTAAGAGCCGAAGCAAAATACACGTATCCTTGGATTCATATTCCGAGTTTTCACGCCTATATATACAACGGAGAAATATTAGGAAAATCTAAAATTAATCCGTTTAAACCTCGTTTCGAAGTTCAAGGAGAAGCATATAGAATTCAATCGGATCGGATTCTTATGCCGTATGTAACGGATCAGATCATCAACGGAAATATGTTCAGTAAGTTCAATTTCGTTACGGACGTTTCCGAACGATCCACGGATTTTGTAGGGGACTTTTTTAGGAACATGGAAGGTTCGGGCAATCTTCAAATCATCAACGGTGAACTGCTTGGTTACGCGAACTTTATGATTCCGGTTTTGAATACCCTTGGTAAGATTCTTTCCTTAAACGGAATCGATGGACGAAAAGTGGAATTCTCTTCCTTAAAATCGGATTTTAAAATCGAAAACAATCGTTTCTATTTTCAAAATCTAAAAGTACAAGGCAACGGATTGGAAGCCGACGGAAAAGGCAGTATCAGTTTTGAAAAGAATGTGGATGTTCTTTTAAACTTAAGATTAGGCGGAAACATCGTAGGTCGTGCATTGAAAATTCCGATCATTTATAAGGGAGTTTTTAAACAATCGATTCCTTATATAGATCCGATCTGGCTCGGTTCCGTTTTTGCCGGAAGTACGATTCTCGCTCCTTTTTTCACTCCGGTGGGCGGACCTTACGGCGGAGGAATCGCAGGCTCGGTTGTTTCCGAATACGTTAGGGATGCTTGGGAAGGCTTCAAAGGGTTATTTTCATCGAAAGACGATAACAAAAAGAAATGA
- a CDS encoding LIC_13387 family protein, giving the protein MKAKLFIRIASVLMIVFVVGHSTGHFTRYNTVDPQALNTISAMQQTKIPMEGVNRSYDQFYTGMSLNLSIVLISLVALLWFLSDLSESNPRAALKLLIPVFFCISCFAVTGFIYFFIAPAAISTLGALSIMIGIFLLRKN; this is encoded by the coding sequence ATGAAAGCGAAGTTATTCATCCGAATCGCATCGGTGTTGATGATCGTGTTCGTTGTAGGACATTCCACCGGACATTTTACGAGATACAATACGGTCGATCCTCAGGCTCTGAATACGATCTCCGCTATGCAACAAACGAAAATTCCTATGGAAGGAGTCAATCGTTCTTACGATCAGTTTTATACCGGAATGAGCCTGAACCTAAGCATCGTTTTGATTTCTTTAGTTGCGCTTCTTTGGTTCTTATCCGATCTTTCCGAATCGAATCCGCGAGCCGCTTTAAAACTTTTGATTCCGGTATTCTTTTGTATTTCTTGTTTCGCGGTCACCGGTTTTATTTATTTTTTCATCGCTCCCGCCGCAATTTCTACGTTAGGCGCCCTTTCTATTATGATCGGTATTTTTCTTTTACGAAAGAATTAG
- a CDS encoding MutS family DNA mismatch repair protein, with protein MTSSLRIDRLRNRAEKLKRFHDRISVLLSRLSLFRLIFFSAFILWVSVFYYLRSQALSYLPSLILLSIFFFFVGRYKKTVLTRERIRLWLFVLERESARIGIKGFGKKFGTRVSMETISPLARDLDLFRDNGLFPWLDATFMSNAEQKLISLIDPKDEDFSSDFKRENVLFRQSVVRSISGKTLAIPKIQRLASYIGENRDSSVLKTKTEMKLIQNDDTSVLWNRYPWLKKIYRPVTILVLAFIPANILLGLPFPASVLFLNLILFGLYRSSSLEIFRQYYSLSGSIGGLQKILIYLKGLNVQGKDGGFLLQDTSKEELKSAYQDLDRILKRVALTEAPLLHLILNNLFLYDLWILQRISKWREKHSVLLEKSIEDLTIFDSLFSFANLKWMFPEYCFPEILPENSKNGVSGKDIFHPLISTESRISNPLDRIEESDVVLITGSNMSGKTTYLRTIGVASILSLAGGPAPASGFSLPVLKVHTSMRNEDNLEEGISFFYAEVRRLSEIVQKIKNPDLPHLVLLDEILKGTNTRERSLACKGILKELKKNRAIGLVTSHDLELAKVPGVILKHFQEEVLNGTMHFDYKIREGLVETSNALRILIQEGMDLDFS; from the coding sequence ATGACTTCCTCCCTTCGGATCGATCGGCTTCGGAACAGAGCCGAGAAATTAAAACGATTTCACGATCGAATTTCAGTTCTTCTTTCCAGACTTTCCTTGTTTCGTCTTATTTTCTTTTCCGCATTCATACTTTGGGTTTCGGTTTTTTACTACTTACGTTCCCAAGCGCTTTCTTATCTTCCGTCTTTGATTCTTCTTTCGATTTTTTTCTTTTTCGTGGGACGTTATAAAAAGACGGTCTTAACAAGAGAAAGAATTCGACTTTGGCTTTTCGTTTTGGAAAGGGAATCCGCGAGAATCGGAATCAAAGGATTCGGAAAAAAATTCGGAACCCGCGTTTCTATGGAAACGATTTCCCCTTTGGCGAGAGATTTGGATCTGTTTCGAGACAACGGATTGTTTCCCTGGTTGGATGCGACGTTTATGTCGAACGCCGAACAAAAATTGATTTCGCTCATAGACCCGAAAGACGAGGATTTTTCATCGGATTTTAAAAGGGAGAATGTGCTTTTCCGTCAATCCGTGGTTCGTTCGATTTCCGGAAAAACATTAGCAATTCCTAAAATACAAAGACTTGCTTCTTATATCGGAGAAAATCGCGATTCTTCCGTTTTAAAAACGAAAACGGAGATGAAACTGATTCAAAACGACGACACTTCCGTACTTTGGAATCGTTATCCTTGGTTGAAAAAAATTTACAGACCCGTCACAATTCTCGTTTTAGCGTTTATACCCGCGAATATTCTTTTGGGTCTTCCGTTTCCGGCCTCGGTTCTATTTTTAAATTTGATTCTTTTCGGGTTGTATCGTTCCAGCTCATTGGAAATTTTTCGACAATACTATTCCCTTTCCGGTAGCATCGGGGGACTTCAAAAAATTCTAATATACTTAAAGGGTTTGAACGTTCAGGGAAAGGACGGAGGATTTCTTTTACAAGACACTTCCAAGGAAGAATTAAAATCCGCTTATCAGGATTTGGATCGGATTCTCAAGCGTGTCGCATTAACCGAAGCGCCGCTTTTACATTTGATCTTAAACAATCTGTTTCTTTACGATCTTTGGATCTTACAAAGAATTTCCAAGTGGAGAGAAAAACATTCCGTTCTTTTGGAAAAATCGATCGAGGATCTGACGATTTTCGATTCCTTGTTTTCTTTTGCGAATTTGAAGTGGATGTTCCCCGAATATTGTTTTCCGGAAATTCTTCCCGAAAATTCCAAGAACGGAGTTTCCGGAAAAGATATTTTTCATCCTTTAATTTCAACCGAATCCAGAATCTCTAACCCTTTGGATCGGATTGAAGAAAGCGATGTCGTATTGATTACCGGTTCGAACATGTCCGGTAAGACGACGTATTTAAGAACCATCGGAGTCGCTTCTATTCTTTCTTTGGCCGGTGGTCCGGCGCCTGCGTCCGGTTTTTCCTTACCGGTTCTAAAAGTTCATACGAGTATGAGGAACGAGGACAACTTAGAAGAGGGGATTTCTTTCTTTTATGCGGAAGTGAGAAGGCTTTCCGAAATCGTTCAAAAAATCAAGAATCCGGATCTACCACATCTTGTTTTACTCGATGAGATTTTAAAAGGAACGAATACACGAGAACGTTCTCTTGCATGCAAAGGGATTTTAAAAGAGCTCAAGAAGAATCGTGCGATCGGCTTGGTGACGAGCCATGATCTCGAACTTGCAAAAGTTCCCGGAGTGATTCTGAAACATTTTCAAGAGGAAGTTTTAAACGGAACCATGCACTTCGATTATAAGATCCGCGAGGGTTTGGTGGAAACGAGCAACGCTTTGAGAATTCTAATCCAAGAAGGAATGGATTTGGATTTTAGCTGA
- a CDS encoding caspase family protein, whose translation MKTKLSAISVCLILFFATDAFAQKRYGLIFGSNYTGNKAGIPELNLCEADATYLNDEIRRVGNFDEVKIVLGKEVTKDNIEKEIKALAKKAGDNDTVLLYFSGHGAFQRDASAKNGMRNLIICYDRPHLPDDELNKYLEKVKSPKTVFIFDCCFSGGIAKKGKSTRGSADVPIPEGSDGTVKQDSEDFFFQDKAIISSADDNQTAIEVGGSINHGIFTYNFGKALSTADLNKDNVVTALEAFFKSREETVQMAKKFQHEQVPQISGNASGIFLSGKKNPEPPKPVDPPKPPAPSVDPEPDPVKPDPVQPVVTPQEPPVVPTNERGDLVLKTTIIQDRAYGLSDLPPDILIFAKKKRKGNRNVKVYIDDQEFTSSVSASSSNFWGAVKRQGQLIPGNIYTITLSKVPAGVHKITIKADDYPEIQETFAVLPNKKNELPINVSMSGFGAIQGKVFYKTLDNPVINQPIFMPTISSVTGIQKLNTDSEGNFWFTNLKPGDYEIKASFAEDLNLNNSMINVREGDVTKVDVILNVKMPSTKTKY comes from the coding sequence TTGAAAACCAAACTATCGGCAATCAGCGTCTGTTTGATTTTATTTTTTGCAACAGATGCATTTGCACAAAAGAGATACGGGCTTATCTTCGGTTCCAATTATACCGGTAATAAAGCCGGAATTCCGGAACTGAATCTTTGCGAAGCGGACGCAACTTATTTGAACGACGAAATTCGAAGAGTCGGAAACTTCGATGAAGTCAAGATCGTCCTCGGAAAAGAGGTAACAAAAGATAACATAGAAAAAGAGATTAAAGCCTTAGCGAAAAAAGCGGGTGATAACGATACTGTGTTACTTTACTTTTCCGGTCACGGTGCGTTTCAGAGAGACGCTTCAGCAAAGAATGGAATGAGAAACCTGATCATTTGTTATGATAGACCTCACCTTCCGGACGACGAACTGAATAAGTATTTGGAAAAAGTAAAATCGCCTAAAACGGTTTTCATCTTTGACTGTTGTTTTTCAGGCGGTATCGCTAAGAAAGGAAAGTCGACTCGCGGTTCTGCGGACGTTCCGATTCCTGAAGGAAGCGACGGAACCGTTAAACAGGATTCCGAAGATTTTTTCTTTCAAGACAAAGCCATCATTTCTTCCGCGGACGATAACCAAACCGCGATCGAAGTCGGCGGCAGTATCAATCACGGTATTTTTACGTATAACTTCGGTAAGGCGCTCAGCACAGCCGACTTAAACAAGGACAACGTAGTAACCGCTTTGGAAGCGTTCTTCAAGTCCAGAGAAGAAACCGTTCAGATGGCTAAGAAGTTTCAGCATGAGCAGGTTCCTCAAATTTCGGGAAACGCTTCCGGAATCTTTTTATCCGGTAAGAAAAATCCGGAACCACCGAAACCGGTAGATCCTCCGAAACCTCCGGCTCCATCCGTGGATCCTGAACCCGATCCGGTAAAACCCGATCCAGTTCAACCCGTTGTGACTCCTCAAGAACCTCCGGTCGTTCCTACGAACGAAAGAGGGGATCTTGTTTTGAAAACTACGATCATTCAAGATCGAGCTTATGGACTTTCGGATCTTCCTCCTGATATTCTTATCTTTGCCAAAAAGAAAAGAAAGGGAAATCGGAACGTTAAAGTTTATATCGACGATCAAGAATTTACTTCTTCGGTTAGTGCATCGTCTTCCAATTTCTGGGGCGCGGTGAAAAGACAGGGTCAGTTGATTCCGGGAAATATCTACACGATCACATTGAGCAAGGTTCCTGCCGGGGTTCATAAGATTACGATCAAGGCGGACGATTATCCCGAAATTCAGGAAACGTTTGCGGTTCTTCCAAACAAAAAGAACGAACTTCCGATCAACGTTTCTATGAGCGGATTCGGAGCGATTCAAGGAAAAGTTTTTTACAAAACCTTGGATAACCCCGTGATCAATCAGCCGATCTTCATGCCGACGATTTCCAGCGTAACCGGAATTCAGAAATTGAATACGGACAGCGAAGGAAACTTCTGGTTTACGAATCTCAAGCCGGGTGATTACGAAATTAAGGCTTCTTTTGCGGAGGATTTGAATCTCAACAATTCGATGATCAACGTAAGAGAAGGGGATGTAACGAAAGTGGACGTTATCCTCAACGTGAAGATGCCTTCCACAAAAACGAAATACTGA
- a CDS encoding porin OmpL1 translates to MFRKVLSIIFVASTFLSLNSIGAKSYAFGSLGLQFDLAQMGGTITKDGLDSANYYDIAANGTGGNTNAGVAPRRAIIPENRLQTLENTTAGMINVKANGAMSGIVISAGYEKEFGKYYFARIAANYTRKYFGGDTEAKALGFKFYDIVWDYNAIQIPINIGMKVSVSEDNALYIGGGIHYFKGGWSLSGSSLSNLVHDAVMPLSPAVAGLISDGTNPPAMWEDVRFSVSGVAPNWIVGAQSRITEKGFIYMEAETLFSYKLGTGHTQSAGGILGLSPAPSYPVVLGGTQYRVGYKHEI, encoded by the coding sequence ATGTTTCGTAAGGTACTCTCAATTATCTTTGTCGCTTCCACGTTTCTTTCGCTGAATTCAATCGGTGCAAAGTCGTACGCGTTCGGTAGTCTTGGTCTTCAATTCGATCTCGCTCAAATGGGCGGAACGATTACGAAAGACGGATTGGATTCGGCAAATTATTACGATATCGCCGCCAATGGAACCGGTGGAAACACGAATGCGGGCGTCGCTCCTAGAAGAGCGATTATTCCGGAAAACCGTTTGCAAACTCTTGAGAATACGACCGCAGGAATGATCAATGTAAAAGCGAACGGAGCGATGTCCGGGATCGTCATTTCAGCCGGTTACGAAAAAGAATTCGGTAAATATTATTTTGCGAGAATCGCCGCGAACTATACGAGAAAATATTTCGGCGGGGATACGGAAGCGAAAGCTTTAGGATTCAAGTTTTATGATATTGTTTGGGATTATAACGCGATTCAAATTCCGATCAACATAGGAATGAAGGTTTCCGTTTCCGAAGACAATGCACTTTATATCGGAGGCGGGATTCATTATTTTAAAGGTGGATGGAGTTTGTCCGGTTCCAGTCTTTCCAATCTTGTCCATGACGCGGTAATGCCTTTGAGTCCTGCGGTTGCCGGGTTGATTTCTGACGGAACCAATCCTCCTGCGATGTGGGAAGACGTAAGATTCTCCGTATCCGGTGTCGCTCCAAACTGGATCGTAGGCGCTCAATCCAGAATCACGGAAAAAGGTTTTATCTATATGGAAGCGGAAACACTTTTTTCTTATAAACTAGGAACTGGTCACACGCAATCTGCGGGCGGAATTTTAGGATTATCTCCCGCTCCTTCCTATCCGGTTGTATTGGGCGGAACACAATATCGAGTTGGATACAAACACGAAATCTGA
- the ilvC gene encoding ketol-acid reductoisomerase, translating into MANIYYDADCDLNSLKGKTIAVIGYGSQGHAQAQNMKDSGLKVIIGLKEGSKSVQDAKNAGFEVYSVAEASQKADIIQILAPDTIQADLYKKDIEPNLKKGDALVFSHGFNIHYDFIQPPKDVDVYMVAPKGPGHLVRRVYTEGGGVPCLIAIYQDSTGEAKKRALAHAAGVGGGRAGILETSFREETETDLFGEQVVLCGGLSNLIMAGFETLTEAGYDPEIAYFECLHEVKLITDLIYEGGLARMRFSISDTAEYGDYVSGPRVIDPGVKQRMKEVLNDIQKDKGAKFANNWMAETKAGYPNFKNMREKNAAHPIESVGKKLRSMMKWLSK; encoded by the coding sequence ATGGCAAACATCTATTACGACGCCGACTGTGATTTGAATTCGCTCAAAGGTAAGACCATTGCAGTGATCGGCTACGGAAGCCAGGGACATGCCCAGGCTCAAAACATGAAGGATTCCGGACTCAAAGTTATCATCGGTCTGAAAGAAGGATCCAAATCAGTTCAAGACGCTAAGAATGCGGGTTTCGAAGTGTACAGCGTCGCTGAAGCTTCACAAAAAGCAGACATCATTCAAATTCTTGCACCCGATACGATTCAAGCGGATCTTTACAAAAAAGATATCGAACCGAATCTTAAAAAAGGCGACGCGCTCGTTTTTTCTCACGGGTTCAACATTCATTATGATTTTATCCAACCTCCGAAAGATGTGGACGTTTATATGGTCGCTCCAAAAGGACCGGGCCATCTCGTTCGCAGAGTTTATACAGAAGGCGGCGGGGTTCCATGTTTGATCGCGATCTATCAAGATTCAACCGGCGAAGCTAAAAAAAGAGCCCTTGCTCACGCGGCCGGAGTAGGCGGAGGACGTGCGGGTATTCTGGAAACTTCTTTCCGTGAAGAAACCGAAACGGATCTTTTCGGAGAACAAGTCGTTCTTTGCGGCGGTCTTTCCAACCTGATCATGGCCGGTTTCGAAACATTAACCGAAGCTGGTTACGATCCTGAGATCGCTTACTTCGAATGTCTTCACGAAGTGAAACTCATCACCGATCTTATCTACGAAGGTGGATTGGCGAGAATGAGATTCTCCATTTCCGACACTGCGGAATACGGCGACTACGTAAGCGGTCCTCGTGTGATCGATCCGGGTGTTAAACAAAGAATGAAAGAAGTTCTAAACGACATCCAAAAGGATAAGGGAGCGAAATTCGCGAACAACTGGATGGCGGAAACAAAAGCCGGATATCCGAACTTCAAAAATATGAGAGAAAAGAATGCGGCTCACCCGATCGAATCGGTCGGTAAAAAACTGAGAAGCATGATGAAATGGTTATCTAAGTAA